One window of Sardina pilchardus chromosome 2, fSarPil1.1, whole genome shotgun sequence genomic DNA carries:
- the LOC134063788 gene encoding zinc finger protein 2-like, translated as MLNVELLQEQVASVMAILSKAAVAEICKVIDHGFAEVKREMGIMRQRELEGLRSKVRRLTGEARAKTAYVEWSNVDAPLRRSVAVQVSEQGAVECSTLVDSQAQGEAVMQLIIKVEGGDEHGTQETSQSHPGQSDTSTEPHLGPVWAGQRHAPAARHSNALLPAASGPVKREEDRQRVEDAYGDSTSPFTHTHLTHSQNCGHTHTQESGHKHTKDIVEFGGLQLELKAEQQQQEEEEEGDQKRHAIPKCPSPTSAFSSPPDSLLPLSSSASSEPSSSSLTLPPCLFGVTTTEATATTGTPTLASVSPHLLRCPSCPKSFWQKAALKRHEISHSDVRQFGCDVCGKRFKMRANLQQHMVLHSGRKPFACRYCGKCFTHPSNMKTHQRIHTGERPYQCPACGQTFNQHTSLTRHQRRHHKRPHDWSADQGLDERPLACLHCDQRFANASDLKEHQHVHTGERPYQCSVCARTFTQHGHLTRHQKKLHSGITAI; from the exons ATGCTAAACGTCGAGCTTCTTCAGGAGCAGGTCGCGTCAGTGATGGCGATTCTGTCCAAAGCAGCGGTCGCGGAGATCTGTAAAGTCATAGACCACGGGTTTGCTGAAGTAAAGCGAGAGATGGGCATCATGAGACAAAGGGAATTAGAAGGCTTGCGATCCAAAGTCCGCAGACTGACAGGCGAAGCGAGAGCCAAGACAGCGTATGTAGAATGGAGCAACGTTGATGCACCTCTTCGGCGGTCAGTCGCTGTTCAGGTCTCTGAACAAG GGGCGGTAGAATGCAGCACATTGGTGGACTCGCAAGCACAAGGTGAGGCTGTTATGCAGCTGATCATCAAAGTTGAAGGAGGGGATGAACATGGAACCCAGGAGACGTCCCAGTCCCACCCAGGCCAATCAGATACCTCCACTGAGCCACATCTGGGCCCCGTCTGGGCCGGTCAGCGTCATGCCCCTGCAGCTAGGCACAGTAATGCTTTGCTTCCGGCAGCCTCAGGCCCAGTCAAGAGGGAAGAGGATAGGCAGCGTGTGGAGGATGCCTATGGGGACTCTACCTCtcctttcacacatacacacctcacacactctcagaactgtgggcacacacacactcaggagtctgggcacaaacacactaagGACATTGTGGAGTTTGGGGGGCTGCAGCTGGAGCTGAAggctgagcagcagcagcaggaggaggaggaggagggagatcaAAAACGTCATGCAATCCCAAAATGCCCTTCTCCAACCTCAgcattctcctctccccctgactCACTGCTGCCATTGTCCTCCAGTGCATCCTCTGaaccttcctcttcttccctcaCACTGCCCCCCTGTCTCTTTGGCGTCACAACAACGGAAGCCACGGCGACCACCGGAACGCCAACACTGGCATCGGTGTCGCCGCATCTCCTCCGCTGCCCGTCCTGCCCCAAGAGCTTCTGGCAGAAGGCGGCGCTGAAGCGCCACGAGATCTCCCATTCGGACGTCAGACAGTTTGGCTGCGACGTCTGCGGCAAGAGGTTCAAGATGCGCGCcaacctgcagcagcacatGGTCCTCCACAGCGGCCGCAAACCCTTCGCCTGCCGCTACTGCGGGAAATGCTTCACCCACCCGTCCAACATGAAGACGCACCAGCGCATCCACACGGGGGAGAGGCCGTACCAGTGCCCGGCGTGCGGGCAGACCTTCAACCAGCACACCAGCCTCACCCGGCACCAGAGGCGGCACCACAAGAGGCCTCACGACTGGAGCGCGGACCAAGGACTGGACGAGCGGCCGTTAGCCTGCCTTCACTGCGACCAGCGCTTCGCCAACGCGTCTGACCTGAAGGAGCACCAGCACGTCCACACAGGGGAGAGGCCCTACCAGTGCTCTGTGTGCGCCCGCACCTTCACCCAGCACGGCCACCTCACAAGACACCAGAAGAAGCTGCACAGCGGGATCACAGCCATCTga
- the LOC134098179 gene encoding CAP-Gly domain-containing linker protein 1-like — MMEWNMEGATMFAELAKLETRLLQDGLRPNAEVVERLLHLWRLYLRTEGSRNAARLEVKALQEAHDRENMEVQKKLDQARVLIVKQNSLNVKFEEENQQLHAQLKQLHGDKEAEKMEVAELLAQGSLGEIIFSSPSEQVAYLLAERASLLERLQALDVEKSPPFMDADPAAVFKDGMDKLDKKMKEGVEAEDEKPPLISLPKMEKVDIGVQATDDDMESAHVRCLEDLKEKDVELCRLQAYTQQLQQELSQLQLQRDQAQQLLGEQEQIHRSTVEDLNKELEFLESSVELAQDEKWNPLIDDYKVLIQAQESALQQKDEDFAKLREILHNTMALLNAAEADVLSGKEKIAELEKLSAELDHKNQQLQSYLVVNNQLLTSQHEVLVLKEELTKLQDEKAKLLNKYNEKKERFMDKLCAGKLVHAKEMRLRDEKIQELQRNCDFLTKQVGKVKETTVKMEEVNSKLWKENHEFQCELLTQQEGHETCKLRYCHHGVGLYLDLCQQEFQPFL, encoded by the exons ATGATGGAGTGGAATATGGAGGGGGCGACCATGTTCGCG GAGCTGGCCAAATTGGAGACGCGGCTGCTCCAGGACGGCTTGCGCCCCAATGCTGAGGTGGTGGAGCGGCTGCTCCACCTGTGGAGGCTGTACCTGCGCACTGAGGGCAGCAGGAACGCCGCGAGGCTGGAGGTGAAGGCGCTGCAGGAGGCCCATGACAGGGAAAATATGGAG GTGCAAAAGAAGCTTGACCAAGCCCGGGTTCTGATTGTGAAGCAGAACTCCTTGAATGTCAAGTTTgaggaagaaaaccagcaactGCATGCTCAGCTGAAACAGCTGCACGGTGATAAAG AGGCTGAGAAGATGGAGGTGGCTGAGCTGCTTGCCCAGGGGAGCCTGGGCGAGATCATTTTCTCCAGCCCCAGTGAGCAGGTGGCCTACCTGCTGGCTGAGAGGGCCTCTCTCCTGGAGAGATTGCAGGCTCTGGATGTGGAGAAATCCCCACCATTCATGGATGCTGATCCTGCCGCTGTCTTCAAAGATGGCATGGATAAG cTTGATAAAAAAATGAAGGAGGGAGTTGAAGCTGAGGATGAGAAGCCTCCTCTGATATCACTGCCTAAAATGGAAAAG GTGGATATTGGCGTTCAGGCCACGGATGATGACATGGAGAGTGCTCATGTGAG gtgccTAGAGGACCTGAAGGAGAAGGATGTTGAGCTATGCAGGCTGCAGGCATACacgcagcagctgcagcaggagctCAGTCAGCTGCAGCTCCAGAGAGACCAGGCACAGCAGCTTCTGGGAGAGCAGGAGCAAATCCACAGGAGCACTGTGGAGGACCTCAACAAGGAG CTGGAGTTTCTGGAGTCAAGTGTGGAACTTGCACAGGATGAAAAATGGAACCCACTCATTGATGACTACAAGGTCTTAATCCAG GCGCAGGAGAGTGCTCTCCAGCAGAAAGATGAGGACTTTGCCAAGTTGAGGGAGATCCTCCACAACACCATGGCCTTGCTGAACGCTGCGGAGGCAGACGTGCTCTCAGGGAAAGAGAAGATCGCTGAGCTGGAGAAACTCAGCGCTGAGCTGGACCACAAGAACCAGCAG CTGCAGAGCTACCTTGTGGTAAACAACCAGTTGCTCACTAGCCAACATGAGGTGTTGGTCCTGAAAGAGGAACTTACAAAACTTCAGGACGAAAAGGCTAAACTACTGAA CAAGTACAATGAGAAAAAAGAACGCTTCATGGACAAGCTTTGCGCCGGCAAATTAGTTCACGCAAAAGAAATGCGTTTGCGTGATGAGAAGATCCAAGAGCTTCAGAGGAATTGTGATTTCCTTACAAAACAAGTGGGCAAG GTGAAAGAGACAACAGTGAAAATGGAAGAGGTAAACAGCAAGCTGTGGAAAGAGAACCATGAGTTTCAGTGTGAACTTCTCACGCAGCAGGAAGGCCATGAGACATGCAAACTCAGGTACTGCCACCATGGAGTTGGCCTGTATTTGGATCTTTGTCAACAGGAGTTCCAACCCTTCTTGTGA